The following proteins are encoded in a genomic region of Mycolicibacterium rutilum:
- a CDS encoding NADP-dependent oxidoreductase, translating into MAELMNRQIVLRRRPTGLVQPDDTELISLPAPEPAEGEALVRTTYVGIDAAARTWLNDQPGYLPPVQLGEVIRAAGIGEVVASRCDAYTVGDVVTTLTGFQEYVISRDDIFTTPVPGPDVDQLAVMSVYGPTGATAYFGMMGIGKPQPGETVVVSAAAGATGSVAGQIAKIAGARVVGIAGGPQKCRAVVEDFGFDACIDYRDGDLAAALKSHCPKGVDVYFDNVGGPILDAVLGRLAHKARVVLCGVISSYLTGEHPGPANYVNLLSKTALMQGFNALDEWGRFGEAFGPLRQWAQEGRLVHRQTIFEGIESCVDAMNGLFTGANIGKMLVKISEPSAGG; encoded by the coding sequence GTGGCCGAGCTGATGAATCGCCAGATCGTGTTGCGTCGCCGACCCACCGGGCTGGTGCAGCCGGACGACACCGAGCTGATCAGCCTGCCCGCTCCGGAACCCGCCGAGGGTGAGGCACTGGTGCGTACCACCTATGTCGGTATCGACGCCGCGGCCCGCACCTGGCTCAACGACCAGCCGGGCTATCTGCCGCCGGTGCAGCTCGGTGAGGTGATCCGGGCCGCAGGCATCGGCGAGGTGGTGGCGTCGCGCTGTGACGCCTACACCGTCGGCGACGTCGTCACCACGCTCACCGGGTTCCAGGAGTACGTCATCAGCCGCGATGACATCTTCACCACCCCGGTGCCCGGTCCCGACGTCGACCAGCTCGCGGTGATGTCGGTGTACGGGCCGACGGGCGCGACCGCGTACTTCGGGATGATGGGCATCGGCAAGCCGCAGCCGGGCGAGACCGTCGTGGTGTCGGCGGCGGCCGGCGCCACCGGATCGGTGGCCGGGCAGATCGCCAAGATCGCCGGCGCCCGGGTCGTCGGCATCGCGGGCGGTCCGCAGAAATGCCGGGCGGTGGTGGAGGACTTCGGTTTCGACGCTTGTATCGACTACCGCGACGGCGATCTGGCGGCGGCGTTGAAGTCGCACTGCCCCAAGGGTGTTGACGTGTACTTCGACAACGTCGGCGGGCCGATCCTCGATGCGGTGCTGGGCCGGCTGGCGCACAAGGCCCGTGTCGTGTTGTGCGGTGTCATCTCCAGTTACCTGACCGGTGAGCATCCGGGTCCGGCCAACTACGTGAACCTGCTGTCGAAGACCGCGCTGATGCAGGGCTTCAACGCGCTCGACGAGTGGGGGCGTTTCGGCGAGGCGTTCGGGCCGCTGCGGCAGTGGGCGCAGGAGGGCAGGCTGGTGCACCGGCAGACGATCTTCGAGGGCATCGAATCGTGTGTGGATGCGATGAACGGGCTGTTCACCGGCGCCAACATCGGCAAGATGTTGGTCAAGATCAGCGAGCCGAGCGCCGGTGGTTGA
- a CDS encoding cutinase family protein, which yields MSARRMARMVGVTAAFGALLGAPVPLAAAQPPPACPDVQVVFARGTGEPVGVGGIGQSFVDAVRAQAAPRSVDVYAVNYPASSDFNNRIQFARTVVDGIRDAAGKVESTATACPDTRIVLGGFSQGAAVAGFTTAAEIPQEIPAEYREFIPNPMPPEIADHVAAVVLFGKPSPQFLRDIGAPPIVIGPSYTGKTLDLCAEGDTICNGAPVGGPSFAHASYGFNGMTNEGAAYAVGRLAPAPADAEPAPAAAPAR from the coding sequence ATGAGCGCTCGCCGGATGGCTCGGATGGTTGGTGTGACCGCTGCTTTCGGTGCGCTGCTGGGCGCACCGGTCCCGCTCGCCGCGGCGCAGCCGCCGCCCGCGTGCCCCGACGTGCAGGTGGTGTTCGCTCGCGGCACGGGTGAACCCGTCGGCGTCGGCGGGATCGGGCAGTCGTTCGTCGACGCGGTCCGCGCGCAGGCCGCGCCGCGCTCGGTCGACGTGTACGCGGTGAACTATCCGGCCAGCAGCGACTTCAACAACCGCATCCAGTTCGCGCGGACCGTCGTCGACGGCATCCGCGACGCGGCGGGCAAGGTCGAGTCGACGGCTACGGCGTGCCCGGACACCCGCATCGTGCTCGGCGGCTTTTCCCAGGGCGCGGCCGTCGCGGGCTTCACCACCGCGGCGGAGATTCCGCAGGAGATCCCCGCCGAGTACCGCGAGTTCATCCCGAACCCGATGCCGCCCGAGATCGCCGACCACGTCGCCGCGGTCGTGCTGTTCGGCAAGCCCTCGCCGCAGTTTTTGCGGGACATCGGCGCACCGCCGATCGTCATCGGCCCGTCGTACACCGGCAAGACCCTCGACCTGTGCGCCGAGGGCGACACGATCTGCAACGGCGCACCGGTCGGCGGCCCGAGCTTCGCGCACGCGTCCTACGGCTTCAACGGGATGACGAACGAGGGCGCGGCCTACGCCGTCGGACGGTTGGCGCCGGCACCGGCGGACGCCGAACCGGCACCGGCGGCAGCGCCCGCTCGCTGA